From the genome of Colletotrichum higginsianum IMI 349063 chromosome 4, whole genome shotgun sequence, one region includes:
- a CDS encoding Uracil-DNA glycosylase yields MSTLKRKAGTLSAADNKKPKQDGSIMSFFGAPKPVAKAGGAAAPPLEAASPAIKFDKAKWVAGLTAEQKELLQLEIDTLHESWLALLKDEVTSKEFLDLKRFLNRESDAGKKWFPPKEDVYSWSRHCPFNNVKVVILGQDPYHNHNQAHGLAFSVRPPTPAPPSLKNMYIALKKDYPTFAPPPNKGGLLTPWADRGVLLLNACLTVRAHEANSHANRGWERFTQKVIDLVATKRSRGVVFMAWGTPAGKRVVKVDAKKHLVLKSVHPSPLSASRGFFDCGHFKKANEWLVTRYGAGAEIDWDLSGAKKVETTVAEPKTVETDNNDEVKKVDIEKETEVKTLPKEVPEDLTEDETA; encoded by the exons ATGTCCACCCTCAAACGCAAGGCCGGTACGCTGTCGGCCGCCGATAATAAGAAGCCCAAGCAGGATGGCAGCATCATGTCCTTCTTCGGAGCCCCGAAACCGGTGGCcaaggcgggcggcgcggccgcACCACCACTTGAGGCCGCTTCGCCTGCCATCAAgttcgacaaggccaagtgGGTCGCCGGCCTGACAGCCGAGCAGAAGGAGCTGCTGCAACTCGAGATCGACACGTTGCACGAGAGCTGGCTGGCGCTGCTTAAGGACGAGGTCACGAGCAAGGAGTTCCTCGACCTCAAGCGCTTTCTGAACAGGGAATCGGATGCCGGGAAGAAgtggtttccgccgaaggAGGATGTATACTCTTG GTCCCGTCATTGCCCCTTTAACAACGTCAAGGTTGTCATCCTCGGCCAAGATCCCTACCACAACCACAATCAGGCTCATggcctcgccttctccgtcCGCCCACCTACCCCGGCGCCTCCCTCGCTCAAGAACATGTACATTGCCCTCAAAAAGGACTACCCGACCTTTGCCCCGCCTCCTAACAAGGGCGGTCTCTTGACCCCCTGGGCGGACCGtggcgtcctcctcctcaacgcTTGCCTGACGGTGCGCGCCCACGAGGCCAACTCGCACGCGAACCGCGGCTGGGAGCGCTTCACCCAAAAGGTCAttgacctcgtcgccaccAAGCGGTCCCGCGGTGTAGTCTTCATGGCTTGGGGCACCCCCGCCGGCAAGCGCGTTGTCAAGGTGGATGCCAAAAAGCACCTGGTCCTTAAGAGTGTGCACCCAAGTCCTCTCAGCGCGTCCAGGGGCTTCTTCGACTGCGGGCATTTCAAGAAGGCCAACGAGTGGCTGGTAACCCGATACGGCGCTGGCGCCGAGATCGACTGGGACCTGAGCGGGGCCAAGAAGGTTGAGACGACGGTCGCGGAGCCCAAGACCGTTGAAACCGATAATAATGATGAAGTGAAGAAGGTCGACATAgagaaggagacggaggTCAAGACCTTGCCTAAGGAGGTTCCTGAGGATTTGACCGAGGACGAGACGGCTTAA
- a CDS encoding Morphogenesis protein, with amino-acid sequence MPSLFSRLKTKDGSQKKSKKGSNFDAADQLSAKPKWDDAYTRKTVEPEEIQDLIRRCTGELKARALDHPFLLLPFRPTSDPSAVRTFIRHFFDGAQPLRGEFLSQELRMTEPMVIAGVVKWCWSRLSGGVVGWDAYELFKVGEQDSNMARDSFKTFIPLSVENGARSCIIFDFFDLLSAIAAHGKMNGLGGRKLSRMAAWWAFEHKDTGSGFEGGYKSWATAADATSHLFFAYLRSLAPQKQTQGAISMLPMSLQKLLQETEYPPQKPSLMQSSTYRVVMIVDAVSPTPFALLRRANHFQYREEDRALREFSEYEDPVKALTEECRRVLKAISSANQSQVSSAKHSTSLRDASWSRFEDIGFTSALEDDDDDDDAAAAAAAARKPQGLRSTPAAGNAGLGRPTTPSWADFLSSGFVDDNPSSPNMLLPPDKVLPPIETAARQRSSQSHNPRLESDRLEPGELASIARFDLDESFWWVWMSSLAPEETQERKAAFGRCAVIETAIKRGRWLVMEEMVAGAAPEPQEGAYIAEKKGFFSWTRRNKGVNRRKSTGKHALEKGNKNADPNLSKSSIGPDQQARIQAAAAQLQARQQQEQQQMLQVRRGRKDELTREKTNSVLTLQPDIMRQASPAMKWANKYDKDAIREAYLANNATGRGLGVSTMQRNGSHDHEHANGHTNGDELRPEVPAKSPSLQPQPSPLTQNSSSGFRSPSPLPPNHRDDEPRVPSEKEMEAPSGLHPANRFEDGRSSPLPPPKDSYDYGRENMFTPEPDTSPKDKRSKKLHKEKAGGGGLRKLFGRNKNRNSKLPENAAADVNGMLQRETATPEPPKPAPSPVPQPIASESNLPTPTPAEAYTTPLETPQPAPVETQAHEPQYEPSVDESLSRVDTEDANEAQNEFSRFDQGPLQEQPAFVPDDDSEDAIPPPIARHAKTPEPPTETSPASPDDGPRSPPALDRWAQIRKNAAERAAQRQSEEQSRGGYSKTTDGDDDTSGEETIESRVARIKARVAELTGNMENSQGPPLTVVRTPPAHR; translated from the exons ATGCCCAGCCTCTTCTCTCGCCTGAAGACCAAGGACGGGTCGCAAAAAAAGTCCAAGAAGGGCTCCAACTTCGATGCTGCTGACCAGCTATCCGCAAAGCCAAAATGGGACGACGCCTACACTAGGAAGACGGTCGAGCCTGAAGAGATACAGGACTTGATCAGGCGTTGCACCGGAGAGCTCAAGGCACGAG CTCTTGACCACCCTTTCCTCCTGTTGCCGTTCCGGCCTACCTCGGACCCTAGTGCTGTCCGGACCTTCATTCGACATTTCTTCGATGGCGCCCAGCCTCTTCGTGGCGAGTTTTTGTCGCAAGAGCTGCGCATGACTGAGCCAATG GTCATTGCGGGTGTGGTCAAATGGTGCTGGAGTCGCCTCTCAGGCGGTGTTGTGGGCTGGGATGCGTACGAGCTCTTCAAGGTTGGCGAGCAAG ATTCAAACATGGCCAGAGACTCCTTCAAGACCTTCATCCCCCTCAGTGTTGAAAACGGCGCCCGGTCGTGTATCATCTTCGATTTTTTCGACCTGCTGTctgccatcgccgcccaTGGCAAGATGAATGGTCTGGGAGGGCGCAAGCTCTCTCGGATGGCCGCATGGTGGGCGTTCGAGCATAAGGACACGGGCAGCGGCTTCGAGGGTGGCTACAAATCTTGGGCAAC TGCTGCCGACGCCACCAGCCATCTCTTCTTCGCGTACCTTCGATCCTTGGCACCCCAGAAACAAACTCAAGGCGCAATCTCTATGCTCCCAATGTCTCTGCAGAAGCTACTGCAGGAAACTGAGTACCCCCCTCAGAAACCGTCTTTGATGCAATCGTCTACGTACAGGGTAGTCATGATTGTCGACGCTgtctcgccgacgccttTTGCACTTCTACGCCGAGCAAACCACTTTCAGTACCGCGAGGAAGACCGAGCTCTCCGCGAGTTTTCCGAGTACGAGGACCCAGTGAAGGCCCTGACCGAGGAATGCCGCCGTGTGCTGAAAGCAATCTCGTCCGCCAACCAATCTCAAGTTTCGAGCGCAAAGCATTCGACGAGCTTACGAGATGCCTCATGGTCACGGTTTGAAGACATCGGCTTCACCAGTGCActcgaagatgacgacgacgacgacgatgctgctgctgctgctgctgctgcgcgcAAGCCCCAAGGCCTGAGAAGTACTCCTGCGGCCGGAAATGCCGGTCTGGGCCGACCGACCACGCCTTCTTGGGCCGACTTCCTCTCTTCTGGTTTTGTGGACGATAACCCCAGCAGCCCGAACATGTTGTTGCCTCCTGACAAAGTTCTTCCCCCCATCGAGACGGCTGCGCGCCAACGAAGCTCACAGTCTCACAACCCGAGACTAGAATCCGATCGTCTGGAGCCAGGAGAACTGGCGAGCATTGCTCGATTTGACCTGGACGAGAGCTTCTGGTGGGTTTGGATGAGCAGCCTCGCCCCCGAAGAGACTCAAGAGAGGAAAGCGGCCTTTGGTCGCTGTGCAGTTATCGAGACGGCTATCAAGCGTGGTCGATGGTTGGTCATGGAGGAGATGGTGGCCGGGGCAGCCCCAGAGCCCCAGGAAGGCGCCTATATCGCTGAGAAGAAGGGATTCTTCAGCTGGACTAGACGCAACAAGGGCGTCAACCGTCGCAAGTCAACAGGAAAGCATGCTCTCGAGAAGGGCAACAAGAACGCCGATCCCAATCTCAGCAAGTCGAGCATTGGACCTGACCAACAAGCTCGGATCCAGGCGGCTGCCGCTCAGCTGCAGGCCCGCCAACAGCAAGAGCAACAGCAGATGCTCCAAGTacgccgaggaagaaaagaCGAGTTGACAAGAGAGAAGACAAACAGTGTGTTGACTCTTCAGCCCGATATCATGCGTCAAGCTTCCCCGGCGATGAAGTGGGCAAACAAATACGACAAGGACGCGATTCGGGAGGCATATCTGGCAAACAACGCCACTGGtcgcggcctcggcgtctcTACCATGCAAAGGAACGGAAGTCATGACCACGAGCACGCGAACGGTCACACCAACGGAGACGAGCTTCGTCCTGAAGTCCCAGCCAAATCTCCCTCCTTGCAACCGCAGCCGTCCCCATTGACGCAAAACTCTTCATCGGGTTTCCGCTCGCCATccccgctgccgcccaacCACCGAGATGACGAACCTAGGGTACCGTCtgagaaggagatggaggctCCGAGCGGTCTTCACCCTGCCAACCGATTCGAAGACGGCCGCAGCTCTCCGCTGCCTCCGCCCAAGGATTCGTACGACTACGGACGGGAAAACATGTTTACGCCGGAACCGGATACCAGCCCCAAGGACAAGAGGTCGAAGAAGCTTCACAAAGAGAAGGCTGGCGGAGGTGGTCTCCGCAAGCTCTTTGGCCGCAATAAGAACCGGAACTCGAAATTGCCTGagaacgccgccgcagacGTGAACGGTATGCTCCAGCGCGAGACAGCAACCCCTGAGCCGCCAAAGCCTGCTCCTTCTCCCGTCCCCCAGCCCATTGCTTCAGAGTCCAACCTTCCCacaccaacaccagcagAGGCTTACACCACGCCATTGGAGACTCCTCAGCCAGCCCCAGTTGAGACCCAAGCTCACGAGCCGCAGTACGAGCCGTCCGTTGATGAATCCCTCTCTCGAGTCGATACCGAGGATGCCAACGAGGCTCAGAACGAATTCTCACGCTTCGACCAAGGGCCTCTGCAAGAGCAGCCTGCCTTTGTCCCTGACGACGATTCCGAGGATGCCATTCCACCCCCCATCGCGCGACATGCGAAGACCCCCGAACCGCCCACGGAGACCTCGCCTGCCTCGCCCGATGACGGACCTCGATCCCCGCCCGCGTTAGACCGATGGGCGCAGATCCGCAAGAACGCCGCGGAGCGCGCGGCGCAACGCCAAAGCGAAGAGCAAAGCCGCGGCGGCTACAGCAAGACCActgacggtgacgacgacaCGAGCGGAGAAGAGA CGATCGAATCTCGCGTAGCTCGTATCAAGGCGCGTGTTGCCGAGTTGACGGGTAACATGGAGAACTCCCAGGGTCCTCCCTTGACGGTTGTCCGAACCCCTCCCGCCCACCGCTAG
- a CDS encoding Mitochondrial carrier, with the protein MTAASFPSSDLSDHARWSSMTAIHKATGGQDHDRFDPDDSFPMARIVPPKDTGSGGGDDDITAPQKMISAMSGSLLTSLLVTPLDVVRIRWQSQNVTPPTVDFSRLAMTTDTLKTFNTSNLGVTACCREVFFMNNNSELCLAIPRAAEGVAATAAADCAVEEVERKTISSTMDGLRKIARNEGFTSLWRGLSPTLLMTIPGNIIYFTGYDWLRYNTKSPIAQQFNDDTAPLVAGAGARILAAAAVSPIELVRTRMQASTGNSTTGHLANAFRDIKEMVGTSGYTSLWRGLTLTLWRDVPFSGLYWWGYETIRGKLTDMRETRRGRTLDNRGSRTQARRRSQSQENHTETMTDSFIAGAVSGGFASMVTMPFDVGKTRTQVYRDSPRQAPGAKAAAAEQGSMVRLLWHIFTTEGIGGLWKGWIPRTLKVAPACAIMISSYEVGKRVFRGVNEKSRRDMD; encoded by the exons ATGACCGCAGCATCTTTTCCAAGTTCCGATCTCTCCGATCATGCACGCTGGTCCTCAATGACTGCCATCCATAAGGCCACCGGAGGTCAGGACCACGACAGATTCGACCCCGATGATTCTTTTCCGATGGCGCGCATAGTTCCGCCCAAGGATACCGGCagcggaggaggcgatgatgatATCACGGCGCCGCAAAAGATGATCTCGGCCATGTCAGGTAGTCTTTTGACATCGCTTCTAG TGACGCCGCTCGATGTTGTCCGAATCCGATGGCAATCCCAAAACGtcacgccgccgacggtcgATTTCTCAAGGCTTGCAATGACGACCGACACCCTGAAAACATTCAACACGTCCAACCTCGGAGTTACCGCATGCTGTCGGGAAGTGTTCTTCATGAACAACAATTCGGAGCTATGCCTTGCGATACCTCGGGCTGCAGAAGGCGTCGCGGCCACCGCGGCTGCCGACTGTGCcgtcgaagaagtcgaaCGAAAGACAATCAGCTCTACCATGGACGGATTGAGGAAGATTGCGCGGAATGAGGGGTTCACTAGCCTTTGGAGGGGCCTTTCCCCAACTTTGCTAATGACGATTCCCGGCAACATCATCTACTTTACCGGTTACGACTGGCTGCGATACAACACTAAGAGTCCGATTGCGCAACAGTTCAATGACGATACCGCGCCATtggtcgccggcgcgggaGCCCGCatcctcgctgccgccgccgtgagCCCGATCGAGCTTGTCCGCACACGAATGCAAGCATCGACCGGCAACTCGACCACGGGCCATCTCGCAAACGCGTTCCGAGACATCAAGGAGATGGTCGGCACCAGCGGCTACACTTCCCTGTGGAGAGGACTGACCTTGACATTGTGGAGGGATGTGCCCTTCTCGGGCCTGTACTGGTGGGGATACGAGACGATCCGGGGCAAATTGACCGACATGCGAGAGacccgccgcggccggaCGCTGGACAACAGAGGCTCGCGAACCCAGGCACGACGCCGGTCTCAGAGCCAGGAGAATCACACGGAAACCATGACGGACAGTTTCATCGCTGGTGCTGTGTCCGGCGGATTTGCGTCGATGGTGACGATGCCATTCGACGTGGGCAAGACTAGAACGCAAGTCTATCGTGACTCCCCACGTCAGGCCCCAGGGGCCAAGGCGGCTGCAGCTGAGCAAGGCTCTATGGTGCGTTTGCTTTGGCATATCTTCACGACCGAGGGAATCGGGGGTCTATGGAAAGGATGGATCCCTCGGACCCTCAAGGTCGCCCCGGCCTGCGCCATCATGATCAGCAGTTATGAGGTCGGCAAGCGGGTGTTCAGGGGCGTGAACGAGAAGTCCAGAAGGGACATGGACTAA
- a CDS encoding WD domain-containing protein has translation MYNLSCVDGHHFSSPHDVYVLDIQRLGAGLGAISSDQKLSLFNPARLGQGPVKSYPTSHGNLTCFRTFDWQNSIVCTAGENGEVSVWDMRESSKPQVAHFAASQSPVLSLACDSRTSTIAIGTEFQNHVASVLLWYVVCPFTSDSLAWEHKTIDKNYRDIRAGPAQRLQYDEVHSDDVTELRFHPSEPHVLLSGSTDGLVNIYDTRISDEDEVVIQTLNQGSVHHASFLGNTEVYVLTHDEKLAVYSVAEDHGSGAALVDFGDARESLGCQYIANVTTKVDGSGAIVGAGSQDRQVFELVHLSRTAEGGWGFDKSNSVGLPGGHGEELVRSFCFYDDEQVVFTAGEDGNIKAWRPS, from the exons ATGTACAACCTCTCTTGTGTAGATGGCCACCACTTCTCGAGCCCGCATGATGTTTACGTTCTTGATATCCAACGGCTTGGTGCTGGTCTGGGTGCCATCTCTTCGGACCAGAAACTCAGCCTCTTCAACCCTGCCCGACTGGGCCAAGGCCCTGTTAAGTCGTACCCGACCAGCCATGGCAACCTGACGTGCTTCAGGACATTCGACTGGCAGAACTCAATTGTCTGTACTGCAGGTGAAAATGGAGAGGTCTCGGTCTGGGATATGAGGGAGTCCTCTAAGCCACAGGTTGCTCACTTTGCAG CCAGTCAATCGCCCGTTCTTTCCTTGGCCTGTGATTCTAGGACAAGCACAATTGCAATCGGAACAGAGTTTCAAAACCATGTGGCATCCGTACTCCTGTGGTACGTCGTCTGTCCATTCACATCCGATTCGCTCGCCTGGGAACACAAAACCATTGACAAAAACTATAGGGACATCAGAGCCGGTCCGGCGCAGAGGCTCCAGTACGACGAAGTTCACAGTGACGACGTGACGGAACTCCGCTTTCACCCCTCTGAGCCGCACGTCCTCCTCTCGGGCTCGACCGATGGGCTGGTTAACATTTACGACACGCGTatctcggacgaggacgaggtcgtcatCCAGACGCTGAACCAGGGCTCGGTCCACCACGCCTCCTTCCTCGGCAACACCGAGGTCTACGTGCTGACGCATGACGAGAAGCTCGCAGTCTACAGTGTCGCCGAGGACCATGGCTCGGGCGCCGCACTTGTCGACTTTGGCGACGCGAGGGAGAGTCTCGGCTGCCAATACATCGCCAACGTGACAACCAAGGTTGACGGTAGTGGCGCCATCGTTGGTGCTGGCTCGCAAGA CCGCCAGGTCTTCGAATTAGTACACCTGTCGCGTACGGCAGAGGGCGGCTGGGGATTCGACAAATCGAATAGTGTCGGTCTGCCCGGCGGCCACGGAGAGGAGCTCGTCCGCTCGTTCTGCTTCTATGACGATGAGCAAGTCGTCTTTACTGCAGGAGAAGACGGTAACATCAAGGCCTGGAGGCCCAGCTAA
- a CDS encoding Ubiquitin-protein ligase sel1, whose protein sequence is MRRSFLWLVLLLQAAVVLCSNEQKVLYEHEKSDGDREGKHAKIQTDALSEHNTPRPKQPGAELVELALEQLVKLPPRTYPRRERRYTLVWTVVRYVLKFVPSLKAAPVPGSSPVQETKVTGPLLEAVKLLEQSALQNNTDALYLLADMNFYGNYTYPRDLKVAFDHYQTLATLHGNRTAQYMIGLYHATGIGHVVPLDQAKALLYYTFAAIQGDTRAEMAVGYRHHSGIATPKNCEMASKYYKRVADKAIEWYRSGPPGGMAWVVESYRIADELGGVYGEGASASSAGMNAIKVSPNSDANAAIDDVIEYLDLMSQKGDAKASYNLGRIYYEGQRGLDRDLDLARKYFFTVAKRYWKKDGRIMENHKQGIEKTASKAAGFIGRMYLRGDGVDQSFDQSKRWFERGISHGDAQSQHGLGLMMLHGYGMPKNIAMATDLFKAAAEQDYAPSQIELGVLYLDQGGAEDVRIANNYFELAARYGQIEAHYYLAEMVYNGVGRDKTCSMALGYYKNVAEKAEPLVSSWAEANQAYYYGDEELAFLEYVMAAEQGYERAQNNVAFILDPVQSRLPLPDWLPLPEWLGLRHTRSSLLDNQRLALMYWTRSSRQSNVDSQVKMGDYYFHGIGSEPDVNKAVQCYTGASDYSQSAQALWNLGWMHENGIGLTQDFHLAKRYYDQALEVNEEAYLPVTLSLLKLRLRSAWNTFTHGPIHSIQDDPKPKKDWSLSEWIANFLQDDQFYDDPYYDDIFDDTIGGTGPDGNPLEDDGIAESLIIVFIALSIVLLLYYRQQRQQQHRREEEEQRRRDGQPAAPALQGQQQGQGLFPQPGNPEWNNWVAGGIGH, encoded by the exons ATGAGGCGTTCTTTTCTCTGGCTCGTCC TGCTATtgcaggccgccgtcgtcctctgTTCCAACGAGCAAAAGGTCTTGTACGAGCACGAAAAGAGCGATGGCGACCGCGAAGGAAAACACGCCAAGATACAGACGGATGCTCTTTCCGAACACAACACCCCCCGTCCGAAGCAGCCCG GAGCGGAATTGGTCGAACTCGCCCTCGAACAACTGGTCAAACTTCCACCCCGCACCTACCCAAGACGCGAACGTCGCTACACCCTCGTCTGGACGGTAGTCCGATATGTCCTCAAATTTGTACCTAGCCTTAAGGCTGCTCCGGTTCCCGGCAGCAGCCCGGTACAGGAAACAAAGGTGACTGGGCCGCTGTTGGAAGCTGTTAAGCTGCTGGAGCAATCCGCACTGCAGAACAACACTGATGCACTCTACCTTCTGGCCGACATGAACTTCTACGGCAACTACACCTATCCGAGAGACCTCAAGGTTGCCTTCGATCACTACCAGACTCTCGCGACGCTCCACGGCAACCGCACGGCGCAGTACATGATCGGCCTTTACCACGCCACAGGAATCGGCCATGTTGTTCCGCTCGACCAAGCCAAGGCGCTGCTTTACTACACATTCGCTGCGATCCAGGGCGATACCCGCGCAGAGATGGCCGTTGGCTACCGGCACCACAGCGGCATAGCGACACCCAAGAATTGCGAGATGGCAAGCAAGTACTACAAGAGAGTGGCGGATAAGGCGATAGAATGGTACCGGTCGGGTCCTCCCGGTGGCATGGCTTGGGTCGTTGAGTCGTACCGTAttgccgacgagctcggcggtGTCTACGGTGAGGGTGCGAGTGCCTCGAGTGCAGGCATGAACGCCATCAAAGTGAGCCCTAACTCGGACGCCAatgccgccatcgacgacgtcaTCGAGTACCTCGACCTAATGTCGCAAAAAGGCGACGCGAAGGCCTCCTATAATCTTGGACGGATCTACTACGAGGGACAGAGAGGACTAGACCGAGACTTAGATCTCGCTCGAAAGTACTTCTTCACTGTTGCCAAGAGATACTGGAAGAAGGACGGTCGTATCATGGAAAATCACAAGCAGGGCatcgagaagacggcgagcaAGGCCGCCGGATTCATCGGTCGCATGTATCTccgaggcgacggcgttgacCAGAGCTTCGACCAGTCCAAGAGGTGGTTTGAGCGGGGTATCTCGCATGGAGATGCCCAGTCTCAGCACGGACTCGGTTTGATGATGCTCCACGGATACGGAATGCCCAAGAACATCGCCATGGCTACCGATCTCTTCAAGGCAGCGGCGGAACAGGACTACGCGCCATCCCAGATCGAGCTGGGTGTTCTCTACTTGGACCAAGGTGGAGCGGAGGACGTTCGAATCGCCAACAACTATTTCGAGCTCGCTGCCCGGTATGGTCAGATTGAAGCACATTACTACCTTGCTGAGATGGTTTATAACGGCGTGGGCCGCGACAAGACATGCTCCATGGCATTGGGATACTACAAGAACGTCGCCGAGAAAGCCGAGCCTCTTGTCTCTTCATGGGCCGAGGCAAACCAAGCCTATTACTACGGtgacgaggagctggccTTTCTGGAGTATGTCATGGCGGCAGAACAGGGGTACGAGCGTGCTCAGAACAACGTCGCGTTCATTCTTGATCCCGTTCAGTCGAGGCTCCCGCTGCCGGACTGGCTGCCACTCCCCGAGTGGCTTGGTCTCCGACACACCCGTTCTAGTCTGCTGGACAACCAAAGACTCGCTCTCATGTACTGGACTAGGTCGTCCAGACAGTCGAATGTGGACTCGCAAGTCAAGATGGGCGACTATTACTTTCATGGTATTGGTTCCGAGCCGGATGTGAACAAGGCCGTTCAATGTTACACTGGCGCTTCGGACTACTCGCAGAGCGCCCAAGCTCTCTGGAACCTGGGCTGGATGCATGAGAACGGTATCGGACTGACCCAGGACTTCCACCTTGCCAAGAGGTACTACGACCAAGCCCTTGAGGTCAACGAGGAAGCGTATCTCCCCGTCACCCTGAGTCTCTTGAAGCTCCGCCTTAGAAGCGCCTGGAACACCTTTACTCATGGCCCCATCCACTCGATTCAGGACGATCCCA AACCCAAGAAGGACTGGTCACTCAGCGAGTGGATCGCCAACTTCCTGCAAGACGATCAGTTCTATGACGACCCGTATTACGATGACATATTTGACGACACCATTGGCGGCACTGGCCCTGACGGCAACCCGctcgaggatgacggcaTTGCCGAGAGCCTCATCATTGTCTTCATCGCCCTGTCGATCGTGCTCCTGCTCTACTACCGccagcagaggcagcagcagcaccggcgggaggaggaggagcagcgccgtCGGGATGGCCAGCCCGCGGCACCCGCGCTGCAGGGGCAACAGCAGGGCCAGGGCCTGTTTCCTCAGCCCGGTAACCCAGAATGGAACAACTGGGTCGCTGGTGGTATTGGACACTAG
- a CDS encoding F-box domain-containing protein, with amino-acid sequence MTDQPPQLDSELESFRQQWRSELNTKKTIPELQTSQPRHKAPAFSKPSAPAESSRVAAAKRSQLEEDEEYARSLVFDEPTPLPSGPSSVQSAPQESKELVSALDHFEEAVEKEAIGSLGDSLKLYRKAFRMDSRVDLAYRKKHFPAAAAKVAQPSASDAQAAGPTAAGKPSDAQQQTIGELIASFSGLSVAAAPPPVEGDPEPPCPIAEMPQEILVHIFKDVAVLDVGDFVRLSLVCKRFAYVVATEQQIWRCVCLGPEFGFSGMHYHWQRGVSWEPLGQEEDTTDLEYVTMEELARRRWDENEATTFALLSDIYSSSWQSMFRHRPRIRFNGCYISTVNYIRPGQANANQITWNSPVHIVTYYRYLRFFRDGTAISLLTTDEPASVVHYMTRELLEQHRGGAAAHLPSVVMQHGLRGRWRLSSALDHPDAPLNETEGDLFVETEGVGVKYTYRMYLEVRSAGKGKGARNTKLMWKGFYSYNKLTDDLGEFALKNGKPFFFSRVKSYGVGE; translated from the exons ATGACGGACCAGCCGCCACAGCTCGACTCGGAGCTGGAGTCATTCCGGCAGCAATGGCGCTCAGAGCTCAACACAAAGAAAACTATACCGGAATTGCAGACCTCTCAACCCAGACACAAGGCACCAGCATTTTCCAAGCCATCCGCCCCCGCAGAGAGCTCGAGGGTCGCGGCCGCAAAGAGATCTCAActggaagaggacgaggaatATGCCCGTTCTCTGGTTTTCGATGAACCAACGCCCTTACCTTCAGGGCCCAGTTCGGTGCAATCCGCACCGCAAGAGTCCAAGGAGCTGGTATCGGCCCTGGACCATTTTGAGGAAGCcgtggagaaggaggccattGGGAGTTTGGGCGACAGCTTAAAGCTGTATCGCAAGGCTTTCAGG ATGGATAGCAGAGTGGATTTGGCATACAGAAAGAAGCATTTccctgccgccgcggcgaaAGTGGCTCAGCCGTCAGCGTCGGACGCTCAGGCTGCTGGGCCAACTGCGGCAGGCAAGCCATCAGATGCGCAACAACAGACCATTGGCGAACTGATTGCCAGTTTTTCCGGCCTTTCcgtagcagcagcacctcCGCCCGTGGAGGGAGACCCAGAACCGCCCTGCCCTATCGCGGAGATGCCCCAGGAGATTCTGGTTCACATCTTTAAGGACGTTGctgtcctcgacgtcggagACTTTGTTCGCCTTTCGTTAGTGTGCAAACGTTTTGCTTATGTCGTCGCCACCGAGCAACAGATCTGGCGCTGCGTCTGTCTGGGCCCGGAATTCGGCTTCTCTGGGATGCATTACCATTGGCAAAGAGGCGTTTCCTGGGAGCCCCTGGGGCAGGAAGAGGACACGACAGACCTGGAGTACGTCACCATGGAGGAGTTGGCGCGACGCCGCTGGGACGAAAACGAAGCCACCACCTTCGCGCTACTGTCGGATATctactcgtcgtcgtggcaGAGCATGTTCAGACACCGGCCGCGGATTCGCTTCAACGGCTGTTATATCAGCACCGTCAACTACATCCGCCCGGGCCAGGCGAACGCGAACCAGATCACATGGAATAGCCCCGTGCATATCGTCACGTACTACCGGTATCTCCGCTTCTTCCGCGACGGCACCGCCATCAGCCTCCTCACCACCGACGAGCCTGCCAGCGTCGTACACTATATGACCCGTGAGCTGCTCGAGCAGcaccgcggcggcgccgccgcccacctgCCGTCAGTCGTCATGCAGCACGGCCTCCGCGGGCGGTGGCGGCTATCTTCTGCGCTGGACCACCCGGACGCGCCTCTGAACGAGACCGAGGGGGACTTGTTCGTGGAGACGGAAGGGGTCGGCGTGAAGTACACGTATAGAATGTATCTGGAGGTGCGGAGCgcggggaaggggaagggcgCGCGGAACACGAAGCTCATGTGGAAGGGCTTCTACAGCTACAACAAACTAACGGATGACCTGGGCGAGTTCGCGCTAAAGAACGGCaagcccttcttcttcagtAGAGTTAAGAGTTACGGTGTCGGCGAGTGA